A genomic segment from Oncorhynchus clarkii lewisi isolate Uvic-CL-2024 chromosome 12, UVic_Ocla_1.0, whole genome shotgun sequence encodes:
- the LOC139422095 gene encoding insulin, translated as MAYWLQAASLLVLLALSPGADAAAAQHLCGSHLVDALYLVCGEKGLFYNPKRDVDPLIGFLSPKSAKENEEYPFKDQMEMMVKRGIVEQCCHKPCNIFDLQNYCN; from the exons ATGGCCTATTGGCTCCAAGCTGCATCTCTGCTGGTGCTGCTGGCGCTCTCCCCCGGGGCAGACGCTGCAGCTGCCCAGCACCTGTGTGGCTCTCACCTGGTGGACGCCCTCTATCTGGTGTGTGGAGAGAAAGGATTATTTTACAACCCAAAGAGAGATGTGGATCCCCTTATAG GGTTCCTCTCTCCAAAATCAGCAAAGGAGAACGAAGAGTACCCCTTCAAAGACCAGATGGAGATGATGGTAAAGAGAGGTATTGTAGAGCAGTGCTGTCACAAGCCCTGCAACATCTTCGACCTGCAAAACTACTGCAACTGA